In the Duncaniella freteri genome, one interval contains:
- a CDS encoding transglycosylase SLT domain-containing protein, with amino-acid sequence MKKILTTVLLGLGGAVVASAITLPSILELRHSITDDNIIAPESFETQTRLLEENFYLKNYVVPGVDLGNSYTATPQEYQERLAKLPTVIDLPYNSIVKNYIEMYLDRKRGLVADMLALHNYYGRFFEEELLKEGMPLELEYLPVIESAINPNAVSRAGAVGLWQFMPATAKGLGMEINSLVDERRDPRMSSRLAARYLKQLHDIYNDWSLAIAAYNCGPGNVNKALRRAGAEGEVKKDFWDIYDFLPAETRGYVPAFIAANYVMNYYSHHGISPTIVKRHLTTDTVQINRHVHFNQIAAVLNIPVDEIRMLNPQFLKDMIPGDYRPYSLTLPTQQCLSYIMSEKRILEYDKDLYARRTTAEPGGSTSTTPAIVSDGGKSNLANAEKQTSNAPVNNEIASQATERIVTKTHVVERGENIRDIAKQYGVSATDIKRWNKLRRGKVKAGDRLTIEVVEHITPDEVRVQAAQEVAQVFPHNDQESNSPAETASSSKSVSAPKAAEKKAQPAAKKNTQQTKAARTTTHVVKKGETLDRISRKYGTTVAAIQAANGMKKTDTRLQINQKLKIPAKGGTQKKSTSRKRRR; translated from the coding sequence ATGAAAAAGATCCTTACAACAGTTCTACTTGGCTTAGGCGGTGCCGTAGTGGCATCTGCCATAACATTGCCGTCAATCCTTGAGCTACGTCATTCAATAACGGACGACAACATCATAGCTCCGGAGAGTTTCGAGACTCAGACACGCCTGCTTGAAGAGAACTTCTATCTGAAGAATTACGTAGTGCCAGGTGTGGATCTCGGCAACTCCTACACAGCCACACCACAGGAATACCAGGAACGCCTCGCCAAGCTCCCCACGGTGATAGATCTCCCCTACAACTCGATTGTGAAGAACTATATCGAGATGTATCTCGACCGCAAACGAGGGCTCGTTGCCGACATGCTTGCACTGCACAATTACTACGGACGTTTCTTTGAAGAGGAACTGCTGAAAGAGGGTATGCCCCTGGAGCTTGAATATCTCCCCGTAATAGAGTCAGCCATCAATCCCAATGCCGTGTCGCGTGCCGGTGCCGTAGGCCTATGGCAGTTCATGCCGGCAACCGCAAAGGGTCTCGGCATGGAGATCAACTCGCTTGTCGACGAACGCCGTGATCCAAGAATGTCATCACGACTCGCCGCACGCTATCTCAAGCAGCTGCACGACATCTACAATGACTGGTCACTCGCTATCGCCGCTTACAACTGCGGACCAGGCAATGTCAACAAGGCTCTGCGCCGGGCAGGAGCAGAAGGCGAAGTGAAAAAGGATTTCTGGGACATCTATGACTTCCTCCCTGCCGAGACACGAGGCTATGTGCCGGCGTTCATTGCCGCCAACTACGTGATGAACTACTACAGTCATCACGGCATATCGCCCACAATTGTGAAAAGGCATCTCACCACCGACACCGTACAGATCAACAGGCATGTGCATTTCAATCAGATAGCTGCTGTACTCAACATCCCAGTAGACGAAATAAGGATGCTTAATCCTCAGTTCCTCAAGGATATGATTCCCGGCGACTACCGTCCCTACAGTCTCACACTACCAACCCAGCAGTGCCTGAGCTATATAATGAGCGAGAAACGCATCCTCGAATATGACAAGGACCTCTATGCCCGACGCACGACAGCCGAACCCGGAGGCTCCACATCGACAACCCCCGCCATCGTATCGGACGGAGGCAAATCCAACCTCGCCAATGCAGAGAAACAGACATCCAATGCCCCGGTCAACAATGAGATAGCATCGCAAGCCACCGAACGCATAGTGACAAAGACCCACGTGGTGGAGCGCGGAGAGAACATACGTGACATAGCCAAACAGTATGGTGTCTCGGCCACCGACATCAAACGCTGGAACAAGCTGCGCCGCGGCAAAGTCAAAGCCGGCGACAGGCTTACCATCGAGGTGGTGGAGCATATAACTCCTGACGAAGTGCGCGTACAGGCTGCTCAGGAGGTCGCTCAGGTATTCCCCCACAACGATCAGGAATCAAACTCACCTGCCGAAACAGCATCTTCATCAAAAAGCGTAAGCGCACCCAAAGCAGCCGAGAAAAAAGCACAACCTGCGGCAAAGAAGAACACCCAGCAGACCAAAGCAGCCCGCACCACAACACACGTTGTAAAAAAGGGTGAAACTCTTGACCGCATATCCCGCAAATACGGCACAACAGTGGCTGCGATCCAGGCTGCAAACGGCATGAAGAAAACCGATACAAGACTACAGATAAACCAAAAACTCAAAATCCCTGCAAAGGGCGGTACTCAAAAGAAATCGACCTCACGCAAACGCCGTAGATGA
- the hutH gene encoding histidine ammonia-lyase: MNHEISSEWLTIEKVEEILNQHASLSLSEEAVERIEKCRRYLDEKMESQTDPIYGITTGFGSLCNISIDKESLTQLQKNLVMSHACGLGDRVAPQIVRLMLLLKIQSLSYGNSGVQLATVQRLIDFYNADILPVVFSQGSLGASGDLAPLANLSLPLLGLGEVMWHGHIIPASEALDNMGWRPIDLQSKEGLALLNGTQFMSAHAVDALIKALRLSRQADKIAAMSLDAFDGRVDAFGDEVNRVRNHKGQIETAATIREYLKGSEIAAHPKKHVQDPYSFRCIPQVHGAAKDTIAYVKGKIEDEINSPTDNPTIFPDQDIIVSAGNFHGEPIALPMDFLAIALAELANISERRIYKLISGVRQLPSFLVAKPGVNSGFMIPQYAAASIVSQNKGLCWPNSVDSIPSSQGQEDHVSMGSNAATKLIRVAENAERVLAIELFNAAQALDFRRPLKSSDTIEEFHNAFRREVPFIQTDTVMYPFIEKSVQFLRQN, translated from the coding sequence ATGAACCACGAAATATCCTCCGAATGGCTGACCATTGAGAAGGTCGAAGAGATACTCAATCAGCATGCATCATTGTCACTCTCAGAAGAGGCTGTGGAACGTATCGAAAAGTGCCGCAGATACCTCGATGAAAAGATGGAATCACAGACCGATCCTATATACGGAATCACCACCGGATTCGGATCGCTCTGCAATATATCGATCGACAAGGAGAGCCTGACACAGCTGCAAAAGAATCTTGTGATGTCACATGCGTGCGGACTCGGTGACCGTGTGGCACCACAGATAGTACGACTGATGCTCCTGCTCAAGATACAGTCGCTCTCCTACGGCAATTCAGGAGTGCAGTTAGCCACAGTGCAGCGGCTCATCGACTTCTACAATGCCGACATCCTCCCTGTTGTGTTCAGCCAGGGATCACTCGGAGCATCCGGCGACCTCGCACCCCTCGCCAACCTCAGCCTCCCTCTGCTCGGACTCGGAGAGGTGATGTGGCACGGACACATCATACCTGCATCAGAGGCTCTTGACAATATGGGATGGCGTCCTATCGACCTGCAATCAAAAGAGGGTCTCGCACTGCTCAACGGCACCCAGTTCATGTCAGCCCATGCTGTGGACGCGCTCATCAAGGCTCTGCGCCTGAGCCGCCAGGCCGACAAGATCGCAGCCATGTCGCTCGATGCATTTGACGGCAGAGTGGATGCTTTCGGCGATGAGGTGAACCGTGTGCGCAACCACAAGGGACAGATCGAAACAGCAGCCACAATCCGTGAATACCTCAAAGGCAGCGAGATAGCCGCTCACCCCAAGAAGCATGTACAGGACCCCTACTCTTTCCGCTGCATCCCGCAGGTTCACGGCGCAGCCAAGGACACCATAGCATATGTGAAAGGGAAGATCGAGGATGAGATCAACAGCCCTACTGACAATCCCACAATATTCCCCGACCAGGATATTATAGTTTCAGCCGGCAATTTCCATGGCGAGCCTATCGCACTGCCAATGGATTTCCTTGCCATCGCACTCGCCGAACTTGCAAACATCTCCGAACGCCGTATCTATAAACTCATCTCGGGTGTGCGTCAGCTACCGTCGTTCCTTGTGGCAAAACCGGGCGTGAACAGCGGTTTTATGATACCTCAGTATGCAGCCGCCTCTATCGTGAGCCAGAACAAGGGTCTTTGCTGGCCCAACAGTGTCGACTCCATTCCCTCTTCCCAGGGACAGGAGGACCATGTGTCAATGGGCTCGAATGCAGCTACCAAACTGATACGTGTGGCAGAGAATGCCGAACGAGTGCTTGCCATAGAACTGTTCAACGCCGCTCAGGCTCTCGATTTCCGCCGTCCGCTCAAATCGTCGGATACAATCGAGGAATTCCATAATGCATTCCGTCGTGAAGTGCCTTTCATACAGACCGATACAGTGATGTATCCGTTCATTGAAAAGTCAGTCCAGTTCCTCCGTCAGAATTAA
- a CDS encoding sodium-dependent transporter, giving the protein MNNGQRTQFATRLGVIATTVGSAVGLGNIWRFPYEAGVHGGGAFLLIDLFFIFIIGVPVVCAEFIIGRRTGSNIRGAFRSLSPGKAWGWVSYIGITASILILSFYSVVAGWTLEYTIRSISGFGGATTPEGLHDQFDAYASSDIGPVVWTMIFLAVNYVILVRGVQKGIEKMSNILMPMLFVILIIFVANSLMMPGAAEGLKFLFMPDFSQVTPSVVLSAMGQAFFSLSLGLGCLITYSSYFTKGTPLVRTALITAGLDTFVAILAGVIIFPAVFTFGQEPAAGPKLVFEVLPSIFMHIGGGVFWSTLFFFLLFLASITSTISMAEISIAYFAEEFGMSRRASTALTIGIAMILGTLCALSFGSLNWLKVFGMTIFNFFDYFSSNILLPVGGMIISLFVGWVLDRGIIRGELINSHGRSTVSVSIIVFCLRWLAPLCIGLVFIFGLGIF; this is encoded by the coding sequence ATGAACAACGGACAGCGCACACAGTTCGCCACGCGCCTCGGCGTTATAGCCACCACCGTCGGATCTGCGGTAGGCTTGGGCAATATATGGCGTTTCCCATACGAAGCAGGGGTACACGGCGGAGGAGCATTCCTGCTCATCGATCTGTTCTTCATATTTATAATCGGTGTACCTGTGGTATGTGCCGAATTCATTATCGGACGTCGCACAGGCTCCAATATCCGTGGAGCATTCCGCTCGCTATCCCCTGGAAAAGCATGGGGATGGGTAAGCTACATCGGCATCACGGCATCGATCCTTATCCTCAGCTTCTACTCTGTGGTCGCGGGATGGACATTGGAGTATACCATAAGATCGATATCAGGATTCGGAGGTGCCACCACTCCCGAGGGGTTGCATGACCAGTTTGACGCTTACGCCTCAAGCGACATCGGACCTGTGGTATGGACCATGATATTTCTTGCCGTCAACTATGTGATACTCGTGCGCGGTGTACAGAAAGGGATCGAAAAGATGAGCAATATACTCATGCCCATGCTGTTCGTTATCCTTATAATATTTGTAGCCAATTCACTCATGATGCCTGGGGCTGCCGAAGGATTGAAATTCCTATTTATGCCCGACTTCTCGCAGGTCACACCGTCAGTGGTGCTCAGTGCCATGGGGCAGGCATTCTTCTCACTGAGCCTCGGGCTCGGTTGCCTTATCACCTATTCAAGCTATTTCACAAAGGGCACTCCACTCGTAAGGACCGCACTCATCACGGCAGGGCTTGACACATTTGTGGCAATACTTGCAGGCGTAATCATATTTCCGGCAGTGTTCACATTCGGACAGGAACCGGCAGCAGGCCCGAAACTTGTATTCGAGGTGCTACCGTCCATATTCATGCACATCGGGGGAGGAGTGTTCTGGTCCACGCTTTTCTTCTTCCTCCTTTTTCTCGCATCCATCACCTCCACCATATCCATGGCTGAGATCTCCATTGCATACTTTGCTGAAGAATTCGGGATGTCGCGTCGCGCCTCCACCGCGCTCACCATCGGTATAGCCATGATTCTCGGCACACTGTGCGCACTCTCCTTCGGGTCGCTGAACTGGCTGAAAGTCTTCGGGATGACGATATTCAACTTCTTTGACTACTTCTCCTCCAATATTCTCCTCCCTGTCGGCGGCATGATCATCTCCCTCTTCGTCGGATGGGTCCTGGACCGCGGAATCATCAGAGGAGAACTTATCAACAGTCACGGAAGAAGCACCGTCAGCGTCAGCATCATAGTGTTCTGCCTGCGATGGCTCGCACCTTTGTGCATCGGGCTTGTCTTCATCTTCGGTCTTGGCATATTCTGA
- a CDS encoding ParB/RepB/Spo0J family partition protein: MAVIKRPALGRGLDSLIAMDDAPARDASAINEIELSRISPNPDQPRSIFDEEALEELSRSVTEFGIIQPISLRKTGPDTYQIIAGERRYRAALMAGLTTIPAYIRTADDAVVTEMALIENIQREDLNAIEIALTFKKLIDRYGLTQERLSERIGKKRATIANFIRLLRLPAEVQLGLRDRRIDMGHARALLSIDDPKLQLKIYNEILKQGLSVRRVEELAKKYREAGPEEENPAEKAEKRFSNKDFDILRDHLSHRFSTPVKVSCDASGKGKISFSFRDDDELQRLIAIFDTAKQ, encoded by the coding sequence ATGGCAGTAATCAAGCGACCCGCGCTCGGACGCGGACTCGATTCACTCATAGCAATGGACGACGCGCCGGCACGTGATGCCTCGGCGATCAACGAGATCGAACTATCGCGCATATCCCCCAACCCCGACCAGCCGCGAAGCATATTTGACGAAGAGGCTCTCGAAGAGCTCAGCCGCTCCGTGACAGAATTCGGCATAATCCAGCCGATATCACTGCGCAAGACCGGTCCTGACACCTATCAGATCATCGCGGGAGAGCGTCGCTACCGTGCCGCCCTCATGGCAGGGCTGACCACAATCCCCGCCTATATACGCACAGCCGACGATGCCGTCGTTACCGAGATGGCACTCATCGAGAACATACAGCGCGAGGACCTCAACGCCATAGAGATCGCTCTGACTTTCAAAAAGCTCATCGACCGCTACGGACTCACCCAGGAACGACTGAGCGAACGCATCGGCAAAAAGCGTGCCACCATCGCCAACTTCATACGTCTTCTGCGACTCCCTGCCGAAGTCCAGCTCGGACTCCGTGACAGGCGCATCGACATGGGTCATGCACGCGCCCTGCTGAGCATCGACGACCCCAAGCTACAGCTTAAGATATATAACGAGATACTCAAACAAGGGCTCTCTGTGAGGCGTGTCGAGGAACTTGCAAAGAAGTACCGCGAAGCAGGTCCCGAAGAGGAAAATCCCGCCGAAAAAGCCGAGAAAAGATTTTCTAACAAAGATTTCGATATTTTAAGAGACCACCTTTCCCACCGCTTCTCGACCCCTGTAAAGGTGTCGTGCGACGCTTCAGGCAAAGGCAAAATATCTTTCTCGTTTCGTGACGACGATGAACTTCAAAGATTAATTGCTATCTTTGACACTGCAAAACAGTAA
- the ftcD gene encoding glutamate formimidoyltransferase produces METKLIECVPNFSEGRDKTAIKAITDAICNASSVRLLDVDPGEATNRTVVTFVGTPEDVIEAAFQGIRKAAEVIDMSKHHGAHPRMGATDVCPFVPVSGVTLEECAELSRQLARRVADELHIPVYCYEAAAFTPERKNLAVCRKGEYEALADRLGKPGSGADFGDRPFDDEVARTGATAIGARNFLIAVNFNLNTTSTRRANAIAFDVREKGRPMREGGKPNGKPLKAEDGTPLMQPGTLPCTKAIGWFIDEYGIAQVSMNITDITTTPLHVAFDEVSRAANARGIRVTGTEIVGLVPKSAITDAGRYFLHKQQRSSGIPESEIVRMAVKSMGLDELKPFDANEKIIEYLIASDNAGEKKLVDMTCKEFADETASESPAPGGGSISAYMGALGASLATMVANLSAHKAGWDDRWKEFSDAAEEGRVLVDTLTALVDEDTQAFNRIMAVFSMPKGTDAEKAARAEAMESATEYATRVPLRTMEQAIKVFPLAQKMAEEGNPASVSDAGVGALAARAAVRGACLNVKINAAGLKNRALADELVARAEAITAEAERLEADVLKTVESKI; encoded by the coding sequence ATGGAAACAAAGCTGATAGAGTGTGTACCTAATTTCAGCGAAGGTCGTGACAAAACCGCTATTAAAGCAATAACCGATGCGATATGCAATGCATCATCCGTGCGTCTGCTCGATGTTGACCCGGGAGAAGCCACCAACCGCACGGTAGTCACATTCGTAGGAACCCCCGAAGATGTAATCGAAGCGGCATTCCAGGGTATCAGGAAAGCAGCCGAAGTCATAGATATGAGCAAGCATCACGGCGCGCATCCCCGCATGGGAGCCACCGATGTGTGCCCGTTTGTCCCTGTAAGCGGTGTCACTCTCGAAGAGTGTGCCGAACTGTCCCGTCAGCTTGCCCGCAGGGTGGCTGACGAATTGCATATACCGGTCTACTGCTACGAGGCGGCAGCATTCACCCCCGAGCGCAAGAACCTTGCCGTATGCCGCAAGGGTGAATACGAGGCTCTCGCCGACCGCCTTGGCAAGCCTGGCAGCGGTGCCGATTTCGGCGACCGTCCTTTCGATGATGAAGTGGCACGCACAGGAGCTACAGCCATCGGAGCCCGCAATTTCCTCATCGCAGTCAACTTCAACCTCAACACCACCTCCACACGCCGTGCCAATGCAATAGCATTTGACGTGCGCGAAAAGGGACGCCCCATGCGCGAAGGGGGCAAGCCCAACGGCAAACCGCTCAAGGCTGAGGACGGCACCCCGCTCATGCAGCCCGGCACCCTGCCCTGCACCAAGGCGATAGGATGGTTCATTGACGAATACGGCATAGCACAGGTGTCGATGAACATCACCGACATCACCACTACCCCACTCCATGTGGCGTTCGATGAAGTGAGCCGTGCAGCCAATGCTCGCGGAATCCGAGTAACAGGCACCGAAATCGTGGGACTCGTGCCCAAGAGTGCCATCACCGATGCCGGCCGCTACTTCCTTCACAAGCAGCAGCGTTCATCAGGCATACCCGAGAGCGAAATAGTACGTATGGCAGTCAAGTCAATGGGGCTTGACGAACTGAAACCGTTTGATGCAAACGAGAAGATCATCGAGTATCTGATAGCCTCGGACAACGCCGGGGAGAAGAAACTCGTTGACATGACATGTAAAGAATTTGCCGATGAGACCGCATCCGAATCACCGGCACCCGGCGGAGGCTCCATCTCGGCATACATGGGGGCACTCGGAGCCTCTCTTGCCACAATGGTAGCCAACCTGTCAGCCCACAAGGCAGGATGGGACGACCGCTGGAAAGAGTTCTCAGATGCTGCCGAGGAGGGTCGTGTGCTTGTCGACACCCTCACCGCCCTTGTCGATGAGGACACCCAGGCATTCAACCGCATCATGGCAGTATTCTCGATGCCCAAAGGCACGGATGCAGAAAAAGCAGCCCGCGCAGAAGCGATGGAATCGGCAACAGAATACGCCACACGAGTGCCACTGCGCACAATGGAACAGGCCATCAAAGTGTTCCCTCTCGCACAGAAAATGGCAGAGGAAGGCAACCCCGCATCAGTCAGCGATGCAGGAGTGGGAGCACTCGCAGCGCGAGCAGCAGTGCGCGGAGCCTGCCTCAATGTGAAAATCAATGCCGCAGGGCTTAAGAACCGCGCCCTCGCCGACGAGCTTGTGGCTCGCGCAGAGGCTATTACCGCAGAGGCTGAGCGACTTGAGGCTGACGTGCTTAAGACAGTAGAATCAAAAATCTAA
- a CDS encoding DUF5683 domain-containing protein, whose protein sequence is MAPIIALILATVGSLGVYAQTAPANDNPTTATTPVRPVKPTRGNRPVRPEHRTTSPISQLPDTIPVGKEVALPAMVVEDSVSATGPDLKIIPVDSIPIVNSAQMEKTFTFNPDPTRAVWMSALCPGLGQLYNRRYWKLPIVVGAFMGLGYATSWNNTMLRDYTTAYSDIMDNDPTTKSYMDFFAPTVKEEDLDRSWLTNLLRSRKNYYRRNRDLCIICMVGVYLIAMVDAYVDAQLAHFDIAPDLSMDVAPTLMNNDIRNGVSRPSIGLYWALNF, encoded by the coding sequence GTGGCACCGATAATCGCACTCATACTTGCGACTGTCGGGTCACTTGGCGTTTACGCCCAGACTGCTCCTGCCAACGATAACCCCACCACAGCGACAACCCCTGTACGTCCGGTCAAGCCCACACGTGGCAACCGCCCGGTGCGTCCGGAACACCGCACCACATCACCCATATCCCAACTGCCCGACACTATTCCGGTAGGCAAGGAGGTAGCTCTTCCTGCCATGGTAGTTGAGGACAGCGTGTCAGCCACAGGTCCGGACTTGAAGATAATCCCTGTCGACTCCATCCCCATTGTGAACTCAGCACAGATGGAAAAGACATTCACCTTCAATCCCGACCCAACGCGCGCCGTGTGGATGTCAGCACTCTGCCCCGGACTGGGACAGCTCTACAACCGCCGCTACTGGAAGCTCCCCATAGTGGTAGGAGCATTCATGGGGCTTGGCTACGCCACATCATGGAACAACACAATGCTCCGCGACTACACCACTGCCTACAGCGACATCATGGACAACGACCCCACCACCAAGAGCTATATGGACTTCTTCGCTCCCACTGTGAAAGAAGAGGACCTTGACCGTTCCTGGCTCACCAACCTCCTGCGCTCGCGCAAGAACTACTATCGCCGCAACCGTGACCTCTGCATAATATGCATGGTAGGCGTCTACCTCATCGCTATGGTCGATGCCTACGTGGATGCCCAGCTTGCCCACTTCGACATAGCTCCGGACCTGTCGATGGATGTGGCACCCACACTCATGAACAACGATATACGCAACGGCGTATCACGCCCGAGCATAGGCCTGTACTGGGCTCTCAACTTCTGA
- a CDS encoding urocanate hydratase: MTVSETSDFQAQLKQGIPDVLPPVRPRDESVSHAPRRKQILTPEEERLALRNALRYFPQKFHAELAPEFVNELRTYGRIYMYRFRPDYKMYARPVEMYPAKSQQAAAIMMMIQNNLDPAVAQHPHELITYGGNGAVFQNWAQYLLVMKYLSEMTDEQTLVMYSGHPLGLFPSHKEAPRVVVTNGMVIPNHSKPDDWERMNALGVSQYGQMTAGSYMYIGPQGIVHGTTITVLNAARRRFTESRRSTSGMLFVSSGLGGMSGAQPKAGNIAGVVSVVAEINPKAVEKRHAQGWVDEVHDSLDELIPRIREARAAGKAVSMAYLGNIVDLWERLAAEGESVDLGSDQTSLHNPWAGGYYPAGLTFEESNAMMADNPEEFRNRVQDSLRRQIAAINKLTDAGMYFFDYGNAFLLEASRAGADVMKADGEFRYPSYVQDIMGPLFFDYGFGPFRWVCASGTPEDLAVTDRIAAEVLEEIAKTAPEDIRGQLDDNIHWIKSAAENHLVVGSQARILYADAEGRAKIALAFNEAIRRGELSGPVVLGRDHHDVSGTDSPYRETSNIYDGSSFCADMAVHNVIGDSFRGATWVSLHNGGGVGWGEVVNGGFGMVIDGSPESDTRISRMLLWDVNNGIARRSWARNSGAIDAIRREMDRTPGMTVTLPNFADDSVLDNALA; the protein is encoded by the coding sequence ATGACAGTTTCAGAAACTTCCGATTTCCAGGCTCAATTGAAACAGGGAATACCTGATGTGCTCCCCCCCGTCCGTCCGCGTGACGAATCAGTGAGCCATGCTCCCCGACGCAAGCAGATACTCACCCCCGAAGAGGAGCGACTCGCCCTCAGGAATGCACTGCGATATTTCCCGCAGAAGTTCCATGCCGAACTGGCACCGGAGTTTGTAAACGAACTCCGCACATATGGGCGCATATATATGTACCGTTTCCGCCCCGACTACAAGATGTATGCCCGCCCGGTGGAAATGTATCCCGCAAAGTCTCAGCAGGCAGCCGCGATAATGATGATGATCCAGAACAATCTGGACCCTGCCGTGGCACAACATCCGCATGAGCTCATCACTTATGGCGGCAACGGCGCGGTGTTCCAGAACTGGGCACAGTATCTCCTCGTAATGAAATATCTGTCGGAAATGACCGACGAGCAGACTCTCGTGATGTACTCAGGCCATCCACTCGGGCTATTCCCATCACACAAGGAGGCTCCGAGAGTAGTGGTCACCAACGGTATGGTCATCCCCAATCACTCCAAGCCTGACGATTGGGAAAGGATGAACGCGCTCGGCGTATCGCAATACGGACAGATGACTGCCGGCTCATATATGTACATAGGCCCGCAGGGTATTGTGCACGGCACCACCATCACAGTGCTCAATGCAGCCCGCCGCCGCTTCACCGAGTCACGCCGCTCCACATCGGGAATGCTATTCGTGTCATCGGGTCTCGGAGGCATGTCGGGCGCACAACCCAAAGCCGGAAATATAGCCGGAGTGGTAAGCGTGGTAGCTGAAATAAATCCCAAGGCTGTCGAGAAACGTCATGCACAGGGATGGGTAGATGAGGTTCACGACTCTCTTGACGAACTTATCCCACGCATACGTGAAGCACGCGCAGCCGGAAAGGCAGTGTCGATGGCTTATCTCGGCAATATCGTCGACCTTTGGGAACGCCTCGCAGCCGAAGGCGAGAGCGTTGACCTGGGATCGGACCAGACATCGCTCCACAATCCGTGGGCTGGAGGATATTATCCGGCAGGACTTACATTTGAGGAGTCAAACGCCATGATGGCTGACAATCCTGAGGAATTCCGCAACCGCGTGCAGGATTCACTGCGCCGTCAGATTGCCGCTATCAATAAGCTTACTGATGCCGGAATGTACTTCTTCGACTACGGCAACGCATTCCTGCTCGAAGCGTCACGCGCAGGAGCCGATGTGATGAAAGCCGACGGAGAGTTCCGCTATCCGTCGTACGTTCAGGACATCATGGGACCACTGTTCTTCGACTACGGTTTCGGACCGTTCCGCTGGGTGTGTGCATCAGGCACACCGGAGGATCTTGCAGTCACCGACCGCATCGCCGCCGAAGTGCTTGAAGAGATAGCCAAGACCGCACCGGAAGATATACGCGGACAGCTCGATGACAATATACACTGGATCAAGTCGGCGGCGGAGAACCATTTAGTGGTGGGCTCTCAGGCGCGCATTCTTTATGCCGATGCTGAAGGACGTGCCAAGATAGCACTTGCCTTCAATGAAGCTATCCGCCGTGGCGAACTTTCAGGCCCTGTAGTGCTCGGACGTGACCACCATGACGTGTCAGGCACCGACTCGCCCTATCGCGAGACCTCAAACATCTATGACGGCTCAAGCTTCTGTGCCGACATGGCTGTCCACAACGTGATCGGCGACTCCTTCCGCGGAGCTACCTGGGTGTCTCTCCACAACGGTGGCGGCGTAGGCTGGGGCGAGGTGGTCAACGGAGGCTTCGGCATGGTGATCGACGGAAGTCCCGAATCAGACACCCGCATAAGCCGTATGCTCCTCTGGGATGTCAACAACGGTATAGCGCGCCGCTCATGGGCACGCAACAGCGGTGCTATCGACGCTATCAGGCGAGAGATGGACCGCACACCCGGCATGACAGTCACCCTGCCCAACTTCGCCGACGACTCAGTGCTCGACAACGCTCTTGCATAA